A genome region from Lytechinus pictus isolate F3 Inbred chromosome 16, Lp3.0, whole genome shotgun sequence includes the following:
- the LOC135156993 gene encoding uncharacterized protein LOC135156993 produces the protein MAGDFNVHVDDPSRSDVKQFLSIIETGSMIQHVNGATHKFDHTLDLVMSRELINPGCCVLEDNCNNTLIDRQIHDVTIHENLLSDHHCVHFCYSPVEIPAAERFRHTVRKFKDINPDSFSSMLSNNLKTLVYSGGVNALLQDYTTAVKECLSMHLKNRMCSPFVSAIRNADVLSARRSRRQAERRWKKHRTDENRSLYVAANKLVNDAIIHAKKSFLDDRLTDADAKTVFSTLNSILDRDKKLLPSKNCSPVSLVTRFRELFVEKIVRIRESHDSTNNQELDQCPQSDNTCSFSAFDVISEENLKIIITKMSHASCSLDVEPTWHLKKYVLYHISALPKVVNASLQSGVFPVACHQALITPVLKKTTLDYQDLKNYRPVSNLSFVAKVIKKTAAS, from the coding sequence ATGGCTGGTGATTTCAATGTACACGTTGATGATCCATCCAGGTCCGATGTCAAACAATTCTTGTCAATCATTGAAACTGGTAGTATGATCCAGCATGTTAATGGCGCAACACACAAATTTGACCACACTTTAGATCTTGTAATGTCCAGGGAACTCATAAATCCTGGTTGCTGTGTACTAGAAGATAACTGCAATAACACTTTGATTGATCGTCAGATACACGACGTTACTATACATGAGAATCTTCTCTCTGATCATCATTGTGTACATTTTTGTTATAGCCCGGTGGAAATTCCTGCAGCTGAGAGGTTTCGGCACACAGTCCGAAAGTTCAAAGATATTAACCCTGATAGTTTTTCTTCGATGCTTTCTAACAATCTTAAAACACTTGTGTACAGTGGTGGCGTGAATGCTCTCTTGCAGGATTATACTACGGCAGTTAAGGAATGTCTAAGCATGCACCTCAAAAATCGTATGTGCAGTCCATTCGTATCCGCAATCCGCAATGCGGATGTTCTCTCTGCACGTAGGTCTAGGCGGCAAGCTGAAAGAAGATGGAAGAAACATCGGACAGATGAAAACCGTTCACTATATGTTGCAGCAAATAAACTTGTCAATGATGCAATAATACATGCTAAAAAGTCTTTTTTAGATGATAGACTCACTGATGCTGATGCTAAAACTGTCTTCTCTACTCTCAATAGTATTCTTGATAGGGACAAGAAACTTCTTCCAAGTAAGAATTGTTCTCCTGTGTCCTTGGTAACAAGATTCAGAGAACTCTTTGTTGAAAAGATTGTTAGGATTCGTGAGAGCCATGACAGTACCAATAATCAGGAACTTGATCAATGCCCTCAGAGTGACAATACATGCTCCTTCTCTGCCTTTGATGTTATCTCTGAAGAAAATTTAAAGATTATCATCACTAAAATGTCTCATGCTTCTTGCTCGTTGGACGTTGAACCAACGTGGCATTTaaagaaatatgttttatatcaCATCTCGGCTCTCCCCAAGGTGGTCAATGCCTCTTTACAATCAGGGGTTTTTCCAGTAGCATGTCACCAGGCCTTAATCACACCTGTGCTTAAGAAAACTACactagattatcaagatctGAAAAATTATAGACCTGTCAGTAATCTAAGTTTTGTAGCTAAAGTTATTAAGAAAACTGCAGCGTCTTAA